The following nucleotide sequence is from Thermodesulfovibrionia bacterium.
AATGCGACAATGATCAAGCGGGTAATGGATGCGGGCGCCCATGGCGTCATCGTGCCGATGGTGAATACAAGGGAGGATGCCGAACGGGCTGTTGCCTCTGTAAAATATCCGCCTGAGGGGAAGAGGGGCGTAGGCCTTGCACGGGCACAGGGATACGGGTTTGAGTTTGACAGATACAGGAAGTGGGCCCATGCGGAAAGTATAGTGGTGGTCCAGATAGAACATATAGATGCTGTCAATAATCTGGAGGAGATATTGACGGTCAAAGGTGTAGATGCGAGCATCATAGGGCCGTATGACCTATCTGCCTCCATGGGATATCCCGGGGAATTTGAACGCAAAGACGTAAAGGCCGCGATCTCCCGGTATGAAAGAGTATGCAAAAAACTGAAAAAGCCTTCAGGGTTTCATGTCATTGCGCCTGATGCCGGCTTAATAAAGGAAAAAGTTAAACGCGGTTTTACATTTTTGGCATTCAGCCTGGACACCCTTTTTCTGGGCTCCAAGATAAAGGAAGAACTGAAGGCGGTAAAGGAGAAAAAATAATGAAGATAGTAGGTATAATCCCGGCGAGAATGGGTTCAAGCAGGTTTCCCGGGAAACCACTGGCGCTGATCGCCGGCAGGCCGATGATATACCATGTGTATTGGCGGAGCAAAATGTCAAAGAGGCTCTCAGATGTATTCATCGCTACCTGCGACAAGGAGATCGAGGAATACTGCATTAACAATAAAATGAATGTGGTCATGACAAAAGATACCCATGAGAGGGCATCGGACAGGACGGCTGAGGCCATGCTGAAGATCGAGAAAATAATAAATACAAAGATAGATATCCCTGTCATGATACAGGGTGATGAACCCATGCTCGTGCCTGAGATGATAGACCTGGCCGTTGAGCCTCTTGTTGAAGACAAGAACGTATCAGTCGTTAATCTAATGTCACCGCTCAAAAGCGATGACGAACATGATGACCCTAACGAAGTAAAGGTTGTGGTTGATAAGAATAATTTTGCTCTCTATTTCTCAAGAGAGCCGATCCCTTCAAGAAAAAAAGGGGTGAAGGCGTCTTCTATTTTAAAACAGGTATGCATAATTCCATTTACAAGGGAGTTCCTTCTTGAGTTCAATGAACTCCCGCAGACCCCTCTTGAAATAGCTGAGTCAGTTGATATGCTCCGTGTCCTGGAGCATGGGGGCAGGGTTAAGATGGCGTATTCTCCGTATGAGACCTATAGCGTTGATACAAAAGAGGACCTTGAAAAGGTTGAATCATTGATGAAGAACGACAAGTTAATTCAAAGATACGATAACAAAGCTTAAGCGGAATGGGAAATTATCTAATTACAGGAGGAGCAGGCTTTATCGGTTCTAAAGTTGCTGAGGCATTGCTGGCAAGGGGTGACAGCGTATCGATCATTGATAACATCTCAACCGGTTATGAATCCAGCATCCCTGAGAAGGCTGTTTTTATAAAATCGGATTGCCAGGATGCAGGTGTTTACAGAGGCCTCTCAGGCGAAAAATTTGATGCCATACTCCATATTGCCGGCCAGTCTTCAGGGGAAGTCAGTTTTGACGACCCGGTGTATGACCTGCGGTCAAATACCGAATCTACTCTTCATCTTTTAAAATTTGCATTTAACTCAGGGTGCAGGAGATTCATTTATGCGAGTACCATGTCCGTATACGGCCAGCCGGAGATGACCCGGGTCAATGAAAATTCCGTATGCGCCCCCATCTCGTTCTATGCCGTAGGCAAACTGGCGAGCGAGAACTATCTTAGGATATATGAAAAATACGGCATGCTATCTACGTCTTTGAGGCTGTTTAATGTTTACGGACCGGGACAGAATCTCGAAAATATGAGACAGGGAATGGTCAGCATATATCTGGCGCAGATGATAAAGAAAGATAGAATTATCGTCAAGGGCAGCCTGGAGAGGTTCCGGGACTTTATTTATATTGATGATGTCGTCAGGTCTTTTCTTCTGTGCCTGGATCTGCCGCAGACCGTTGGAAAAACTCTCAATGTAGGCACAGGCATTAAAACAACTG
It contains:
- a CDS encoding 3-deoxy-manno-octulosonate cytidylyltransferase codes for the protein MKIVGIIPARMGSSRFPGKPLALIAGRPMIYHVYWRSKMSKRLSDVFIATCDKEIEEYCINNKMNVVMTKDTHERASDRTAEAMLKIEKIINTKIDIPVMIQGDEPMLVPEMIDLAVEPLVEDKNVSVVNLMSPLKSDDEHDDPNEVKVVVDKNNFALYFSREPIPSRKKGVKASSILKQVCIIPFTREFLLEFNELPQTPLEIAESVDMLRVLEHGGRVKMAYSPYETYSVDTKEDLEKVESLMKNDKLIQRYDNKA
- a CDS encoding aldolase/citrate lyase family protein, which codes for MAKDRDEKSGLKQKLINNRLTVGSWITLADTAVAEIMARSGFDWLTIDMEHSAITVGRAQELIRVIELNGVVPLVRVGENNATMIKRVMDAGAHGVIVPMVNTREDAERAVASVKYPPEGKRGVGLARAQGYGFEFDRYRKWAHAESIVVVQIEHIDAVNNLEEILTVKGVDASIIGPYDLSASMGYPGEFERKDVKAAISRYERVCKKLKKPSGFHVIAPDAGLIKEKVKRGFTFLAFSLDTLFLGSKIKEELKAVKEKK
- a CDS encoding NAD-dependent epimerase/dehydratase family protein, giving the protein MGNYLITGGAGFIGSKVAEALLARGDSVSIIDNISTGYESSIPEKAVFIKSDCQDAGVYRGLSGEKFDAILHIAGQSSGEVSFDDPVYDLRSNTESTLHLLKFAFNSGCRRFIYASTMSVYGQPEMTRVNENSVCAPISFYAVGKLASENYLRIYEKYGMLSTSLRLFNVYGPGQNLENMRQGMVSIYLAQMIKKDRIIVKGSLERFRDFIYIDDVVRSFLLCLDLPQTVGKTLNVGTGIKTTVRDLLKIMLEIYSKDVPIVQDGSTMGDINGITADIDQFRNVAGFVPEIQLKEGLHRMIQWALQTR